Part of the bacterium genome, TATCGCGTCATCGATTTCAAACGCGACAAGTTGGAAATCCCCGCTGTAGTCGCCACGATCGAATACGATCCCAACCGCAGCGCCAACATCGCCCTGCTGCACTATCGTGACGGCGAAAAACGGTATATTCTGGCCCCGGTGGGGCTGCAGGTCGGCGACAGTGTGCTCTCCGGCGACTCTCCTGAGATCCGGCCGGGCAATGCCATGCCGTTGGAGAAAATTCCGCTCGGCACCTTTGTGCACAATGTGGAGATGAAAAAAGGCAAGGGCGGCCAGATGGCGCGCGGGGCCGGATCCTATGTGCAGATCATGGCCAAGGAGAACGATCTGGTGCAGCTGCGCTTGCCGTCCGGCGAAGTGCGCATGGTGCGCATCGATTGCCGTGCCACCATCGGCCAGGTCGGCAACACGGATCACGAAAACATCAGCGTCGGCAAAGCCGGCCGTTCGCGCTGGCTGGGTCGCAGACCCCATGTGCGCGGAGTGGCGCAGAATCCGGTCGATCATCCCATGGGCGGCGGCGAAGGCAAGAGCTCCGGCGGACGCCATCCGTGCACGCCGTGGGGCAAGCCCACCAAAGGGTTCAAGACGCGGAAGAGCAAACCCTCGGATCGTTTAATCGTAAAACGCAGAAAGTAATGGGTGTCCACTATGGCAAGATCACTGAAAAAAGGTCCTTATATTGATGATCGACTGTTCGAGCGCATCGAACAGCTCAACAAGGGCAACCAGAAAAAGGTCATCAAGACCTGGGCGCGGCGATGTACGATTCCCCCCGAGTTCGTCGGGCATACGCTGGCTATTCACAATGGCAACAAGTTCATCCCCATCTTTATCACCGAGAACATGGTCGGGCACAAGCTGGGCGAGTTCGCCCCGACGCGCACGTTCCGCGGTCATACGGAGAAGAAAGCCGAGAAGGTTGTCAAACACTAGACGCTTTGAATAAGGTTGGAGAGGTTATACATGGAAGCAAGGGCGATTGCAAAATGGATTCGCATGTCCCCTTTCAAGGTCAGGCGCGTGGCCAATCTGGTGCGCGGCAAACAGGTGAACGAGGCGCTGAATGTGCTGCATTACAGCGTGACCGCGGCGTCCGAGCCGCTGGAAAAAGCCTTGCGTTCGGCGGTGGCCAACATCCTGAACAAAGAGGAGGCGAACAAGCTGTCGCCGGATGATCTGTTCATCAAAGAGCTGAAGGTGGATGAGGGCTATGTTCTGAAACGGTTTCGCGCCGCCTCCATGGGGCGGGCTGTGCGCATCCGGCGCCGCACCTGCCACATTCAGGTCACCGTGGCTGAAAAAGACGACCTAAAGTAAACAAAGAGGAGTTTGGTTTTGGGACAAAAGACAAATCCAAAGGGATTTC contains:
- the rplB gene encoding 50S ribosomal protein L2, with the protein product MPVRTFKPVTPGQRFKSVNAYEEVTASTPERSLLVPLRKSGGRNNLGRVTSRHRGGGHKRFYRVIDFKRDKLEIPAVVATIEYDPNRSANIALLHYRDGEKRYILAPVGLQVGDSVLSGDSPEIRPGNAMPLEKIPLGTFVHNVEMKKGKGGQMARGAGSYVQIMAKENDLVQLRLPSGEVRMVRIDCRATIGQVGNTDHENISVGKAGRSRWLGRRPHVRGVAQNPVDHPMGGGEGKSSGGRHPCTPWGKPTKGFKTRKSKPSDRLIVKRRK
- the rpsS gene encoding 30S ribosomal protein S19, encoding MARSLKKGPYIDDRLFERIEQLNKGNQKKVIKTWARRCTIPPEFVGHTLAIHNGNKFIPIFITENMVGHKLGEFAPTRTFRGHTEKKAEKVVKH
- the rplV gene encoding 50S ribosomal protein L22, with amino-acid sequence MEARAIAKWIRMSPFKVRRVANLVRGKQVNEALNVLHYSVTAASEPLEKALRSAVANILNKEEANKLSPDDLFIKELKVDEGYVLKRFRAASMGRAVRIRRRTCHIQVTVAEKDDLK